The Pseudomonas azotoformans genome has a segment encoding these proteins:
- the sctC gene encoding type III secretion system outer membrane ring subunit SctC: MPRLWLYRRLLFVVLLLISALAWGELYQAQDESLHTVFTALSVPLGLPIVVSREVARKRLSAALDFDAPQQALEAVALEQGLIWYSDGQALYVYDAGEAKSSAVTLRHISVDRLRNLMRRSGLDASRYPLRESGARTFSVSGPPNYIDQVLRLAQLMDRQRAELRVGAQSFAVVQVLNTDVVDRQYGTRDNPVTVPGMASMIETLLASEQKGLLSDKSLGVIAYPDSNSLLIKGKPAQVSFIQKLVAELDMPKRAIEVSLWLVDVERDELKKLGLDSDEQPKASTTRVLAPLDDSQLMAKVGALERRRRAKVVTLPVILTQENVPAVFQDNHTFYLPPRGDDRADWKPMRYGTQVSVLPRFGEGNQIEMRLEVDEGRQVSESGQREKNAAVGRIGINSVVRVPQGRRLWLGAFQRESEGRAAGRAAQVRLFVIQARAVGSELKGQEEAGGPPPLTAAQYERVQRAFVRPQRDVSP; this comes from the coding sequence ATGCCTCGCCTCTGGCTGTACCGCCGACTGTTGTTTGTCGTGCTGCTACTGATTAGTGCGCTGGCCTGGGGCGAGCTTTACCAAGCGCAGGACGAGAGCCTGCATACCGTGTTCACTGCGCTGTCGGTGCCACTTGGGTTGCCCATCGTTGTCAGTCGCGAAGTTGCACGCAAACGCCTCAGCGCAGCACTGGATTTTGATGCGCCTCAACAGGCCCTGGAGGCGGTTGCACTTGAGCAAGGGTTGATCTGGTACAGCGACGGGCAAGCGTTGTATGTCTATGACGCGGGTGAAGCTAAGAGCTCTGCGGTGACCTTGCGGCATATCTCCGTCGACAGGCTGCGTAACCTCATGCGGCGCTCCGGCCTCGATGCGTCGCGCTATCCGTTGCGTGAAAGCGGAGCACGCACGTTTTCTGTCTCCGGCCCGCCGAATTACATCGACCAGGTGCTGCGTCTGGCTCAGCTGATGGACCGGCAACGGGCGGAATTGCGGGTGGGCGCTCAGTCTTTTGCCGTCGTCCAGGTGCTCAACACTGATGTAGTGGATCGACAGTACGGCACGCGCGACAACCCGGTCACCGTGCCGGGGATGGCGTCGATGATCGAGACCTTGTTGGCCAGCGAGCAAAAGGGCTTGCTCTCGGACAAGAGCCTGGGCGTGATCGCTTACCCGGACAGCAACAGCCTGTTGATCAAGGGCAAGCCGGCCCAGGTGAGTTTCATCCAGAAACTGGTGGCGGAACTCGACATGCCCAAGCGAGCGATCGAGGTTTCGCTGTGGCTGGTGGATGTTGAGCGCGATGAATTGAAGAAGTTGGGCCTGGATTCGGACGAACAACCGAAGGCGTCGACCACGCGCGTCTTGGCTCCCCTGGACGATAGCCAGCTTATGGCGAAGGTAGGTGCATTGGAGCGCCGTCGACGGGCGAAGGTGGTGACGTTGCCGGTGATCCTCACCCAGGAGAATGTGCCGGCGGTGTTTCAGGACAATCACACGTTTTATCTGCCGCCCCGCGGAGATGATCGCGCTGACTGGAAACCGATGCGTTATGGCACCCAGGTCAGCGTGCTGCCGCGTTTTGGCGAGGGCAACCAGATTGAGATGCGCCTGGAGGTGGACGAAGGGCGCCAGGTGAGTGAGTCGGGGCAGCGCGAAAAAAATGCGGCGGTGGGGCGGATCGGCATCAACAGCGTGGTCCGAGTGCCTCAGGGCAGACGCCTGTGGCTGGGGGCGTTTCAACGGGAATCAGAAGGGCGCGCGGCAGGTCGTGCAGCCCAAGTGCGCCTGTTTGTGATCCAGGCCAGGGCGGTGGGTAGTGAATTGAAGGGGCAGGAAGAGGCGGGAGGGCCACCGCCCCTGACTGCGGCGCAATACGAGCGTGTCCAGCGTGCGTTTGTGCGACCGCAGCGCGATGTCTCACCGTAA
- a CDS encoding CmpA/NrtA family ABC transporter substrate-binding protein — MNDSVGNSPMNDPLAWVNGSDAPEKSSLDLGFMALSDCASMVVAATQGFAQPYGLTLNLKRQSSWANLRDKLVSGELDAAHSLYGLIYAVHLGIGGVAPTDMAVLMGLNQNGQSINLSHGLQQQGVITPEALDRHVHQSRTKLTFAQTFPTGTHAMWLYYWLASQGIHPLQDVDSVVVPPPQMVAHLQAGRIDGFCVGEPWCASAVKQNQGFTLATTQAIWPDHPEKVLGCTQAFVDQYPNTARVLVRAILEASRFIEESTENRRSTAQLLSGREYLDAPLDCIEPRLLGAYDDGLGNQWQDPHALRFFADGEVNLPYLSDGMWFMTQFRRWGLLREDPDYLGVARQVQQLALYRQAADGLGIATNDQDMRSSQLIDGKVWDGSDPAGYARSFRLHALADPTHRQALR; from the coding sequence ATGAACGATTCGGTTGGCAACAGCCCGATGAACGACCCGCTGGCCTGGGTCAACGGCAGTGATGCCCCGGAAAAGAGCAGCCTCGACCTGGGCTTCATGGCCTTGAGCGACTGCGCCTCGATGGTGGTGGCGGCGACCCAGGGCTTCGCGCAACCCTATGGCCTGACCTTGAACCTCAAGCGCCAATCGTCCTGGGCCAACCTGCGCGACAAACTGGTCAGCGGCGAACTCGACGCCGCCCACAGCCTGTACGGGCTAATCTACGCCGTGCACCTGGGTATCGGCGGCGTCGCACCCACTGACATGGCCGTGCTGATGGGGCTCAACCAGAACGGCCAGAGCATCAACCTGTCCCACGGCTTGCAACAACAGGGGGTGATCACTCCTGAGGCACTGGACCGCCACGTGCACCAAAGCCGAACAAAACTGACCTTCGCTCAGACGTTTCCCACAGGCACCCATGCCATGTGGCTGTATTACTGGCTGGCGAGCCAGGGCATTCACCCCTTGCAGGATGTGGACAGCGTGGTGGTCCCGCCGCCGCAAATGGTGGCGCACCTGCAAGCCGGGCGCATCGACGGGTTTTGCGTGGGTGAGCCCTGGTGCGCCAGTGCGGTCAAGCAAAACCAAGGATTTACCCTGGCAACCACCCAGGCGATCTGGCCGGATCATCCGGAAAAGGTACTTGGCTGCACCCAGGCGTTCGTCGACCAGTATCCAAACACAGCACGCGTGCTGGTGAGGGCGATCCTGGAGGCCAGCCGGTTTATCGAAGAAAGCACTGAAAACCGCCGCTCCACCGCGCAACTGCTCAGTGGCCGCGAATACCTTGACGCTCCGCTGGATTGCATCGAACCGCGCCTGTTGGGCGCCTATGACGACGGCCTGGGCAATCAGTGGCAGGATCCCCACGCGCTGCGCTTTTTTGCCGACGGTGAAGTGAACCTGCCCTACCTCTCTGACGGCATGTGGTTCATGACCCAGTTCCGGCGCTGGGGCCTGTTGCGCGAAGACCCCGACTACCTCGGCGTCGCGCGCCAGGTGCAACAACTGGCGCTGTATCGCCAGGCCGCCGATGGACTGGGTATCGCCACGAACGACCAGGACATGCGCAGCAGCCAGCTGATCGACGGCAAAGTCTGGGACGGTTCCGACCCCGCCGGCTATGCCCGCAGCTTCCGGTTGCATGCGCTGGCCGATCCGACCCACCGCCAAGCCTTGCGCTGA
- a CDS encoding transglycosylase SLT domain-containing protein — translation MARFWSKGWVLGALMVSHQALAYCWEEAASHYNIEPELLQAIAVVESGNRAQAMNHANRNGTRDIGLMQINSIHLPRLLKQGITEDRLLNEPCLSVEVGASILAEFIQRFGYNWTAVGSYNVGAGAGPEREALRLQYAQKIWAYYEQLVAHRY, via the coding sequence GTGGCTAGGTTCTGGAGCAAGGGCTGGGTGCTGGGTGCGCTGATGGTCAGTCATCAAGCGTTGGCCTACTGCTGGGAGGAGGCCGCCAGTCACTACAATATCGAGCCGGAGTTGTTGCAGGCGATCGCCGTCGTAGAGTCGGGTAACCGCGCCCAAGCGATGAATCATGCCAACCGTAATGGCACCCGGGACATCGGCCTGATGCAGATCAACAGCATTCATCTGCCACGCTTGCTCAAGCAGGGCATCACTGAGGATCGGTTGCTCAACGAGCCGTGTTTGTCGGTTGAGGTGGGGGCTTCGATCCTGGCCGAGTTCATCCAGCGCTTTGGGTACAACTGGACGGCAGTGGGTTCGTACAATGTGGGGGCAGGCGCCGGGCCCGAGCGTGAGGCATTGCGCCTGCAGTATGCGCAGAAAATCTGGGCGTATTACGAGCAGTTGGTCGCGCATCGTTACTGA
- a CDS encoding quinone-dependent dihydroorotate dehydrogenase, whose product MYTLARQLLFKLSPETSHDLSLDLIGAGGRLGLNGLVCKAPAKMPVSVMGLDFPNPVGLAAGLDKNGAAIDGFAQLGFGFVEIGTVTPRPQPGNPKPRIFRLPEAEAIINRMGFNNLGVDHLLSRVQAAKYKGILGINIGKNFDTPVERAVDDYLICLDKVYAHASYVTVNVSSPNTPGLRSLQFGDSLKQLLEALRQRQEDLAVRHGKRVPLAIKIAPDMSDEETVLVAQALVDAGMDAVIATNTTLSRVGVEGLAHGDEAGGLSGAPVREQSTHIVKVLAAELAGRLPIIAAGGITEGKHAAEKIAAGASLVQLYSGFIYKGPALIRQSVDAIAALPKA is encoded by the coding sequence ATGTATACCCTGGCCCGCCAGCTGTTGTTCAAACTTTCCCCGGAAACTTCCCACGATCTGTCCCTGGACCTGATCGGTGCCGGTGGCCGCCTGGGGCTCAATGGCCTGGTATGCAAGGCTCCGGCAAAAATGCCGGTCTCGGTGATGGGGCTCGATTTCCCCAACCCGGTCGGCCTGGCGGCTGGCCTGGATAAAAACGGTGCGGCCATCGATGGCTTTGCGCAGTTGGGTTTCGGTTTTGTCGAAATCGGCACCGTCACCCCACGTCCACAGCCGGGCAACCCCAAGCCGCGGATCTTCCGCCTGCCGGAAGCCGAGGCGATCATCAACCGCATGGGCTTCAACAATCTGGGCGTTGATCATCTGCTGTCGCGGGTTCAGGCGGCGAAGTACAAGGGCATTCTCGGTATCAATATCGGCAAGAACTTCGATACGCCGGTCGAGCGTGCCGTTGACGATTACCTGATCTGCCTGGACAAGGTCTACGCCCACGCCAGCTATGTCACGGTCAACGTCAGTTCACCTAACACGCCGGGCCTGCGCAGCCTGCAGTTCGGTGACTCCCTCAAGCAATTGCTGGAAGCCCTGCGCCAGCGCCAGGAAGACCTGGCCGTGCGCCATGGCAAGCGCGTGCCGCTGGCGATCAAGATTGCCCCGGACATGAGTGACGAAGAAACCGTACTGGTTGCCCAGGCCCTGGTGGACGCCGGCATGGACGCGGTGATCGCGACCAACACCACTCTCAGCCGCGTCGGTGTCGAAGGCCTGGCCCATGGTGATGAGGCGGGCGGTCTGTCCGGTGCTCCAGTACGTGAGCAGAGCACTCATATCGTCAAGGTGCTGGCCGCCGAACTGGCTGGGCGTTTGCCGATCATCGCCGCAGGAGGTATCACCGAAGGCAAGCACGCAGCGGAGAAGATCGCCGCAGGTGCCAGCCTGGTGCAGTTGTACTCCGGCTTTATCTACAAGGGCCCGGCGCTGATCCGCCAGTCGGTGGACGCTATCGCAGCACTACCAAAAGCCTGA
- a CDS encoding nitrate/nitrite transporter — protein sequence MKSSFWKSGHTPTLFAAFLYFDLSFMVWYLLGPLAIQIAADLHLTTQQRGLMVATPILAGAILRFLMGMLADKLSPKTAGLIGQVIVICALFGAWKLGIHSYEQALLLGVFLGMAGASFAVALPLASQWYPAEHQGKAMGIAGAGNSGTVFAALLAPVLAAAFGWSNVFGFALIPLVLTLIVFAWLARNAPERPKAKSMADYFKALGDRDSWWFMFFYSVTFGGFIGLASALPGYFNDQYGLSPVTAGYYTAACVFGGSLMRPLGGALADRFGGIRTLLGMYSVAAICIAAVGFNLPSSYAALALFVCTMLGLGAGNGAVFQLVPQRFRREIGVMTGLIGMAGGIGGFALAAGMGAIKQSTGSYQMALWLFASLGVLAWFGLHGVKRRWRTTWGSAAVTAARV from the coding sequence ATGAAATCAAGCTTCTGGAAATCCGGGCACACCCCGACCCTGTTTGCCGCGTTCCTGTATTTCGACCTGAGCTTCATGGTCTGGTACCTGCTCGGCCCCTTGGCGATACAGATTGCCGCCGACCTGCACCTGACCACTCAGCAGCGTGGCCTGATGGTCGCGACGCCGATCCTCGCCGGTGCGATTCTGCGCTTTTTGATGGGCATGCTGGCAGACAAGCTGTCGCCCAAGACGGCCGGGCTGATTGGTCAGGTGATCGTGATCTGCGCCCTGTTCGGCGCCTGGAAACTCGGAATCCATAGCTACGAACAAGCGCTGTTGCTGGGCGTGTTCCTCGGCATGGCCGGTGCCTCGTTTGCCGTTGCGCTGCCCCTGGCCTCCCAATGGTATCCGGCGGAACACCAGGGCAAAGCCATGGGCATCGCAGGTGCAGGCAACTCCGGCACGGTGTTCGCCGCGTTGCTGGCACCGGTTTTGGCGGCCGCGTTTGGCTGGAGCAACGTGTTCGGTTTCGCGCTGATCCCTCTGGTGCTGACCCTGATTGTCTTTGCCTGGCTGGCGCGCAACGCCCCGGAACGCCCGAAGGCCAAGTCCATGGCCGACTACTTCAAGGCGCTGGGTGACCGGGACAGCTGGTGGTTCATGTTTTTCTACAGCGTGACCTTTGGCGGCTTTATCGGCCTGGCGAGCGCCCTGCCCGGCTATTTCAATGACCAATACGGCCTGAGCCCGGTAACCGCTGGCTACTACACCGCCGCCTGCGTGTTCGGCGGCAGCCTGATGCGCCCACTGGGCGGCGCATTGGCGGACCGTTTCGGCGGGATTCGTACCCTGCTGGGCATGTACAGCGTGGCGGCGATCTGCATCGCGGCGGTGGGATTCAATCTGCCGAGTTCCTACGCAGCGCTGGCGCTTTTCGTCTGCACCATGCTGGGCCTTGGCGCAGGCAATGGCGCGGTGTTCCAACTGGTGCCGCAGCGTTTCCGCCGTGAAATCGGCGTGATGACCGGCCTGATCGGCATGGCCGGCGGTATCGGCGGCTTCGCCCTGGCAGCCGGCATGGGTGCGATCAAGCAAAGCACCGGCAGCTATCAGATGGCGCTGTGGTTGTTCGCCAGCCTGGGCGTGCTGGCCTGGTTCGGCCTGCACGGCGTGAAGCGTCGCTGGAGAACCACCTGGGGCTCGGCGGCCGTGACGGCTGCGCGGGTCTGA
- a CDS encoding winged helix-turn-helix domain-containing protein, whose amino-acid sequence MAVMDDGETATSLVFARWTLHHHGRLTGEGSDVQLPPKECQVLRLLLVSDGALMTKDRLLELGWPQGEVAEESLTRCIYSLRKYLGADKGFIKTIYGRGYRFTCPVRAVSERAQQVCAACGHVSQGLLKRG is encoded by the coding sequence ATGGCCGTCATGGATGATGGAGAGACGGCGACTTCCCTGGTGTTCGCACGTTGGACCCTGCATCACCACGGCCGCCTGACCGGTGAGGGTTCGGATGTCCAATTACCGCCCAAGGAGTGCCAGGTGTTGCGGCTGTTGTTGGTGTCTGACGGTGCCTTGATGACCAAGGATCGCTTGCTGGAACTGGGCTGGCCGCAGGGAGAGGTTGCCGAGGAGTCGTTGACACGCTGCATCTACTCGCTGCGCAAGTACCTCGGTGCCGACAAGGGGTTTATCAAGACGATCTACGGCCGGGGGTATCGCTTTACCTGTCCAGTGCGCGCCGTGTCGGAGCGTGCGCAACAGGTGTGTGCCGCCTGCGGGCACGTCAGCCAGGGTTTGTTGAAGCGTGGCTAG
- a CDS encoding ANTAR domain-containing response regulator, protein MLRILLINDTPRKVGRLRTALIEAGFDVIDESGLTIDLPARVETVRPDVILIDTESPGRDVMEQVVLVSRDQPRPIVMFTDEHDPNVMRQAIKSGVSAYIVEGIQAQRLQPILDVAMARFESDQALRAQLQARDQQLAERKRIELAKGMLMKMKDCNEEEAYTLMRRQAMSRQQKLIQVAEQIIAMSELLG, encoded by the coding sequence ATGCTGCGAATCCTGCTGATCAACGACACGCCGCGTAAAGTCGGCCGACTGAGAACGGCTCTGATCGAAGCCGGCTTTGACGTCATCGATGAGTCCGGCCTGACCATTGACCTGCCCGCACGCGTCGAAACGGTGCGCCCGGACGTCATCCTGATCGATACCGAGTCACCGGGCCGCGATGTGATGGAGCAAGTGGTGCTGGTCAGTCGCGACCAACCCCGGCCCATTGTGATGTTCACCGACGAACACGACCCGAACGTGATGCGCCAGGCGATCAAGTCCGGCGTCAGCGCCTACATCGTCGAAGGTATCCAGGCCCAACGCCTGCAGCCGATCCTTGATGTGGCCATGGCCCGTTTCGAAAGCGACCAGGCCTTGCGCGCGCAGCTTCAAGCCCGCGACCAGCAGTTGGCCGAGCGCAAGCGCATCGAGCTGGCCAAGGGCATGCTGATGAAAATGAAGGACTGCAACGAGGAAGAGGCCTACACACTGATGCGCCGCCAGGCCATGAGCCGCCAGCAGAAGCTGATCCAGGTGGCGGAGCAGATTATCGCCATGAGTGAGCTGCTTGGATGA
- a CDS encoding sensor domain-containing diguanylate cyclase produces MPLQAVRPKILGFISEQASAWLVALVVLLAGFALTAIVAWAAADLYQQQVRQRFQLLVNERYTRLQERFEDQEQRLNSLRRFFVNSDDVSREEFDGFAQPLLLRARAYSWAPRVYREQRSQFEQEVSSQRGAPFFIRELNSAGELAPALERDEYVPVLYSQTQSLLGAPLGFDLLAQPLRRSTLERAQKTGKLAVSQPMQLVGVEPAYATGVLLVAPVSHLPTSDQSQNEPYGYVMAVISMRQLVADGLPKPDRDNLVMQIIDTSDLQKRVLFESSNEVGSSDLVGARRLTLGDHVYALKLRPSQVFDQANHSSLNTILTMGGLLSLLLSALLYVLVSQRQRAVKLVEQRTAQLRLREQELRGAHGQLRSVLNAATQVAIIATDLRGVINTFNAGAEQMLGFKADHVVGTHTLESLHLAPELEARAASLSVALGKRIPASQAMLVESPDTLHEAREWTLIRENGTQLTVNMLATVLLDDHGLWIGHLAIYLDITEQKRAYEALAARDRLLKKLSAHVPGGIFQFTLEPQDNWKFIYASDGMRDIYEIEPNVLQQDAKQVFERIHPLDAERVRASIRLSALQLSHWREEYRVLLPQRGLRWIRGEATPEELPAGGTLWHGYVSDISDLKRVEEELRALSITDSLTGIHNRRYFQDRLKAEMVRLNRTSGNLSVIMLDIDHFKRINDQHGHAVGDGVLQELCKRISQRLRRTDVFCRLGGEEFMVLCPHTDGEQAYSLAMELWTSLRSAPMEPVGIVTASFGVASWRVDEGIDGLLLRADSAVYVAKQAGRDRVEAERLRA; encoded by the coding sequence ATGCCGTTGCAAGCCGTTCGCCCGAAAATCCTAGGCTTTATCAGTGAGCAGGCGTCGGCTTGGCTGGTGGCATTGGTGGTGTTACTGGCAGGGTTTGCCTTGACCGCGATTGTCGCCTGGGCGGCCGCCGACCTCTATCAGCAACAGGTGCGCCAGCGCTTTCAATTGCTGGTCAATGAGCGCTACACCCGCCTGCAGGAGCGTTTCGAAGACCAGGAGCAACGGCTGAACAGCCTGCGGCGCTTCTTCGTCAACTCCGATGATGTGTCCCGCGAAGAATTCGACGGTTTTGCCCAGCCCTTGTTGTTGCGCGCCCGTGCTTACTCCTGGGCGCCACGGGTGTATCGCGAACAGCGCAGCCAGTTCGAGCAAGAGGTATCCAGCCAACGCGGTGCCCCCTTTTTCATCCGCGAATTGAATTCGGCTGGCGAACTGGCCCCGGCGCTCGAGCGCGACGAATACGTGCCGGTGCTGTACAGCCAGACCCAAAGCTTGCTGGGCGCCCCCCTCGGTTTTGACCTTCTGGCCCAGCCCCTGCGCCGTTCAACCCTTGAACGTGCGCAGAAGACCGGCAAGCTGGCGGTGTCCCAGCCCATGCAATTGGTGGGGGTGGAGCCGGCCTATGCCACCGGGGTTTTACTGGTCGCGCCGGTCAGCCATTTGCCCACCTCTGATCAATCCCAGAACGAGCCCTACGGCTATGTAATGGCCGTAATCAGCATGCGCCAGTTGGTAGCCGACGGCTTGCCCAAGCCGGACCGGGACAACCTGGTGATGCAGATCATCGACACGTCCGATCTGCAGAAACGCGTGCTCTTCGAGTCCAGCAATGAGGTAGGCAGCAGCGACTTGGTCGGCGCGCGCCGCCTCACGTTGGGTGACCATGTGTACGCCCTGAAACTGCGCCCCAGCCAGGTGTTCGACCAGGCCAACCATTCCTCGCTGAACACCATCCTGACCATGGGCGGCCTGCTCAGCCTGCTGCTCAGTGCCTTGCTTTATGTGCTGGTCAGCCAACGCCAGCGCGCCGTGAAGCTGGTGGAACAACGCACTGCCCAGTTGCGCCTGCGTGAACAGGAATTGCGTGGCGCCCATGGCCAATTGCGCAGTGTGCTGAATGCCGCGACCCAGGTGGCGATCATTGCCACCGACCTGCGCGGCGTCATCAATACCTTCAACGCCGGTGCCGAGCAGATGCTGGGTTTCAAGGCCGATCACGTGGTGGGCACGCACACACTGGAAAGCCTGCACCTGGCGCCTGAGCTGGAGGCGCGCGCGGCCAGCCTGAGTGTGGCGTTGGGCAAGCGTATTCCCGCCAGCCAGGCGATGCTGGTAGAGAGCCCGGACACGCTGCACGAAGCCCGCGAATGGACCTTGATCCGCGAAAACGGCACCCAGTTGACTGTGAACATGCTGGCCACGGTGTTGCTGGACGACCATGGTTTGTGGATCGGCCACCTGGCGATCTACCTGGACATTACCGAACAGAAACGTGCCTACGAGGCCTTGGCGGCCCGCGACCGCCTGCTCAAGAAACTCAGCGCCCATGTGCCCGGCGGGATCTTCCAGTTCACCCTGGAACCCCAGGACAACTGGAAATTCATCTACGCCAGCGACGGCATGCGCGACATCTATGAAATCGAACCGAATGTGTTGCAGCAGGATGCGAAGCAGGTCTTCGAGCGCATCCACCCGCTGGATGCGGAACGCGTGCGTGCTTCGATCCGCTTGTCAGCATTGCAGTTGAGCCATTGGCGCGAGGAATACCGCGTGCTGTTGCCGCAACGCGGCCTGCGTTGGATTCGGGGCGAGGCGACCCCGGAAGAGTTACCCGCAGGCGGTACGTTGTGGCATGGCTACGTGTCGGATATTTCCGATCTGAAGCGGGTGGAAGAAGAGCTGCGTGCGCTGTCCATCACCGACTCTTTGACCGGCATCCATAACCGTCGCTATTTCCAGGATCGCCTCAAGGCCGAGATGGTGAGGCTCAACCGGACTTCGGGCAACTTGTCGGTGATCATGCTGGATATCGATCACTTCAAACGCATCAACGACCAGCACGGACACGCCGTCGGCGATGGGGTGTTGCAGGAGTTGTGCAAACGCATCAGCCAGCGCCTGCGGCGTACCGATGTGTTCTGTCGCCTGGGTGGCGAGGAGTTCATGGTGCTGTGCCCGCACACCGATGGCGAACAGGCCTACAGCTTGGCGATGGAATTGTGGACGTCGCTGCGCAGTGCGCCGATGGAACCGGTGGGCATCGTCACCGCCAGCTTTGGCGTGGCCAGCTGGCGGGTGGATGAGGGCATTGACGGGTTGCTGCTACGCGCCGACTCGGCCGTGTATGTGGCCAAGCAGGCGGGCAGGGACCGGGTGGAGGCTGAAAGACTGCGCGCCTGA
- the rmf gene encoding ribosome modulation factor: MRRLKRDPLERAFLRGYQYGVHGKSRELCPFTLPSVRQAWINGWREGRGDNWDGMTGTAGIHRLNELHAVG; encoded by the coding sequence ATGAGAAGACTTAAGCGTGATCCGTTGGAAAGAGCATTTTTACGCGGATATCAATATGGCGTTCATGGCAAATCCCGTGAGCTTTGCCCATTTACTCTACCGTCGGTACGCCAAGCCTGGATCAACGGCTGGCGAGAAGGACGCGGCGACAACTGGGACGGTATGACTGGCACTGCGGGAATCCACAGACTCAACGAACTTCACGCCGTCGGCTAA
- a CDS encoding FliM/FliN family flagellar motor switch protein — translation MHLEILLQEQLISRRRLAAFAPGKVLPLAPEIIHSVEVRVNGQLLALGELVQLEDRLGVELHEVYQAWLPVEEG, via the coding sequence ATGCATCTGGAAATTCTTCTGCAGGAACAACTGATCAGCCGCAGGCGGCTGGCGGCCTTTGCACCCGGAAAGGTGCTGCCGTTGGCCCCGGAGATCATCCACAGCGTGGAAGTCCGGGTGAACGGGCAACTGCTGGCCTTGGGCGAGCTGGTGCAGTTGGAGGACCGACTGGGGGTTGAGTTGCATGAGGTGTATCAAGCGTGGCTGCCTGTGGAAGAGGGGTAG